The following are encoded in a window of Polynucleobacter sp. AP-Kolm-20A-A1 genomic DNA:
- a CDS encoding amino acid ABC transporter substrate-binding protein, with amino-acid sequence MKSKNLIKAGLVAAGLLLGALNVQAASQTMDKIKSSGAVTMGVRESSIPMSYTTGDSRFDGYHVEICRMILGDIKDKLGMSTLRINYQPVTSQNRVPLVQNGTVDIECGTTTNNVNRAKDVGFANTLYVEEVRIAVKANSGITSISQLAGKKVATTTGTTSVQLLRKHEKANGVNFDEVFGKDHADSFLLLESGRADAFVMDGSILAGNIANSKNPKDYKIVGEVLATEPIAIMVRKDDPEFKAAVNAAIAKIVANGNMPKLWNKWFLSPIPPKNIVVGLELSPATKNAWANLNDKPAEDYNKK; translated from the coding sequence ATGAAAAGCAAGAATTTAATTAAAGCAGGCTTGGTAGCCGCAGGTTTGTTATTGGGTGCATTGAATGTTCAAGCCGCTAGCCAAACCATGGATAAGATCAAATCTTCGGGTGCCGTAACTATGGGCGTTCGTGAATCTTCTATTCCTATGTCATACACCACAGGCGATAGCCGCTTTGATGGTTACCACGTAGAAATTTGCCGCATGATTTTGGGTGACATTAAAGACAAGCTCGGTATGAGCACTTTGCGTATCAACTATCAACCAGTGACTTCTCAGAATCGCGTTCCATTGGTGCAAAACGGTACAGTAGATATTGAGTGCGGTACAACTACAAATAACGTGAATCGCGCAAAAGATGTTGGCTTTGCAAACACCTTGTATGTTGAAGAAGTTCGTATTGCTGTAAAAGCAAACTCTGGCATCACCTCCATTTCTCAGTTGGCCGGCAAGAAAGTGGCGACTACCACTGGTACAACATCAGTTCAATTGTTGCGTAAGCACGAGAAGGCTAATGGCGTGAACTTTGATGAAGTATTTGGTAAGGACCATGCTGATAGCTTCTTGCTCTTGGAGTCTGGCCGTGCTGACGCCTTTGTGATGGACGGCTCTATTTTGGCAGGCAATATCGCTAACTCTAAGAATCCTAAAGACTACAAAATTGTTGGCGAAGTTTTGGCTACAGAGCCAATCGCTATTATGGTTCGCAAGGATGACCCTGAGTTCAAGGCCGCTGTGAATGCTGCGATTGCGAAAATCGTCGCCAATGGCAATATGCCTAAGCTTTGGAATAAATGGTTCTTGTCTCCAATTCCACCAAAAAATATCGTAGTAGGTCTAGAGTTGTCTCCAGCAACTAAAAATGCTTGGGCTAACTTGAACGACAAACCTGCAGAA